A window of Patescibacteria group bacterium contains these coding sequences:
- the efp gene encoding elongation factor P, translating to MSPNDIKKGTVIRFNGDLWIVMDFQRVSPGKGSSFVRTKMKNLKTGKAVENNFKSAENLEFEDVQYKKMQYLFTDGNLYTFMDNQTYEQVTLSASDIGDDVKYLKEGIEVTILTYNDLPLTIQLPKKIEFTVKDTEPAVKGDTASGNVTKEAFMDNGLMVKVPIFVSEGDVIIVNTEDGSYAERVAK from the coding sequence ATGTCCCCCAACGACATCAAGAAAGGCACCGTCATCCGTTTCAACGGCGACTTGTGGATCGTGATGGACTTCCAGCGCGTCTCCCCCGGCAAAGGGAGCTCGTTCGTGCGCACGAAGATGAAGAACCTCAAGACCGGCAAGGCGGTCGAGAACAACTTCAAGTCCGCCGAGAACCTGGAGTTCGAGGACGTGCAGTACAAGAAGATGCAGTACCTGTTCACCGATGGGAACCTGTACACCTTCATGGACAACCAGACCTACGAGCAGGTCACCCTGTCCGCCTCCGACATCGGGGATGACGTGAAGTACCTCAAGGAAGGGATCGAGGTCACCATCCTCACCTACAACGACCTTCCGCTCACCATCCAGCTCCCCAAGAAGATCGAGTTCACCGTGAAGGACACCGAACCGGCCGTGAAGGGCGACACCGCCTCCGGCAACGTCACCAAGGAAGCGTTCATGGACAACGGCCTCATGGTGAAGGTGCCCATCTTCGTCAGCGAAGGCGACGTGATCATCGTGAACACCGAGGACGGCAGCTACGCCGAGCGCGTCGCCAAGTGA
- the rpsR gene encoding 30S ribosomal protein S18, whose amino-acid sequence MQKQRHCHFCANKIDEVDYKDVTLIRRFLSSFAKIVARKRSGVCMKHQRQLANAVKRARIMALVPFVQR is encoded by the coding sequence ATGCAGAAGCAGCGACATTGCCACTTCTGTGCCAACAAGATCGACGAAGTGGACTACAAGGATGTCACCCTCATCCGCCGCTTCCTGTCTTCCTTCGCGAAGATCGTGGCGCGCAAGCGTTCCGGCGTGTGCATGAAGCACCAGCGCCAGCTCGCGAACGCCGTGAAGCGCGCCCGCATCATGGCGCTCGTCCCGTTCGTGCAGCGTTGA
- a CDS encoding single-stranded DNA-binding protein has protein sequence MYSLNRATILGNVTRDPELRQTGSGQSVCSFSVATNRNWTDAAGAKQEAVEFHNCVAWAKLAEICGSYLAKGRKVYVDGRLQTREWDGQDGQKRRTTEIVVENMIILDRAGTVAGTPAAGSAAPAANRFSAPPSPPVPRSFSEGGKAKDDPAPNPDDEIKVEDIPF, from the coding sequence ATGTACTCTCTCAACCGCGCCACCATCCTCGGCAACGTCACGCGCGACCCGGAGCTGCGTCAGACCGGCTCGGGCCAGAGCGTGTGTTCCTTCTCCGTGGCCACCAACCGCAACTGGACCGACGCCGCGGGCGCCAAGCAGGAGGCGGTCGAGTTCCATAACTGCGTGGCCTGGGCCAAGCTCGCCGAGATCTGCGGCTCCTACCTCGCCAAAGGCCGCAAGGTGTACGTCGACGGGCGCCTCCAGACCCGCGAGTGGGACGGCCAGGACGGCCAGAAGCGCCGCACCACCGAGATCGTCGTCGAGAACATGATCATCCTCGATCGGGCCGGCACGGTCGCCGGGACCCCGGCAGCCGGCTCCGCCGCGCCTGCTGCGAACCGATTCTCCGCCCCGCCGTCTCCGCCTGTCCCCCGAAGCTTCAGCGAAGGGGGGAAGGCCAAGGACGACCCGGCCCCGAACCCGGACGACGAGATCAAGGTGGAGGATATTCCTTTTTAA
- a CDS encoding aminotransferase class I/II-fold pyridoxal phosphate-dependent enzyme has product MKTVDLRFGDGYGPYMERLKASRRAIARHEGCRADQITVTCGATGAIDLLFGALPKGSMIAAMPYEYYDIHVIAALHGHRTIRPPQSAANSLDDFLRFVGECKPQALYLSLPNNPLGTIYPSRDLKRLFASLDADQLCIIDQTLIAEKRLGVRWLGQAGAGKTVAVVRSFSKTHGAVVDRVGYVVMPCFPLDLHLFTHTPGISSLRKIQHLLEDKKTPARLLERIQSNDRAIAAWAVGKKDLDWRSSRTNFGVLHTGERENLEMALLGHDGVIINGAPHLSCPGNFIRIPLDVSPASIRRLLAVIDDAL; this is encoded by the coding sequence ATGAAGACTGTCGATCTCCGTTTTGGCGACGGGTACGGCCCGTATATGGAACGCCTGAAGGCAAGTCGGAGGGCCATTGCGCGGCACGAAGGGTGCCGGGCCGACCAGATTACCGTGACCTGCGGGGCCACCGGTGCGATCGACCTCCTGTTCGGAGCACTGCCGAAAGGCTCCATGATCGCCGCGATGCCGTACGAATACTACGACATCCACGTGATAGCGGCTCTGCACGGCCACAGGACCATCCGACCTCCGCAGTCCGCCGCGAACTCGCTTGATGACTTCCTGCGGTTCGTTGGGGAATGTAAACCGCAGGCGCTTTACCTGTCGCTGCCGAACAACCCGCTCGGGACGATCTATCCATCCCGAGACCTGAAACGATTATTCGCTTCCCTCGACGCGGACCAGCTTTGCATCATTGACCAGACGCTCATCGCCGAGAAGCGCTTGGGGGTGAGGTGGCTCGGACAGGCCGGAGCGGGCAAGACCGTGGCCGTCGTACGGTCGTTCTCGAAGACGCACGGGGCAGTCGTGGACCGTGTAGGATATGTCGTCATGCCATGCTTTCCGCTCGACCTGCATCTGTTCACGCATACGCCTGGCATCAGTTCGCTTCGGAAGATCCAACACCTGCTCGAAGACAAGAAGACTCCCGCCAGACTCCTCGAACGGATCCAGTCGAACGACCGCGCGATCGCGGCGTGGGCCGTTGGCAAGAAGGATCTCGATTGGCGCTCGTCCCGAACCAACTTCGGCGTGCTCCACACGGGAGAACGGGAAAACCTGGAGATGGCCCTTTTGGGACACGACGGTGTCATCATCAATGGAGCCCCGCATCTCTCCTGTCCCGGCAACTTCATCCGCATCCCGCTCGACGTATCGCCGGCCTCGATCCGCCGCCTGCTCGCGGTCATCGACGATGCCCTCTGA
- the genX gene encoding EF-P lysine aminoacylase GenX yields MRRVQDIASERQRLNDLIRSFFRSRGYAEVETPTLVASPDLAPNFTYFETTLVAPGEKPRQGALITSPEFSMKKLLGQGMEKIFTLARVFRNDEDLGGTPSTGSGQVHNPEFTMLEWYKQGADYHEMMDETEALVREACAAFSKPATSPLERGEPACRQAGMRGSAGAFRRLRVRDLLLDTAGVDLDTASAADLAEACDRLGLHRDAADTESDLFYRLFLAKAEPSIGTVPTFVYDYPLCQAALAAKTADGKYAQRVELYVDGVELANGFTELTDATEQRARFEAERAERVASGKSAFPVDEELLALLPSVRSPTYGNALGIDRLHMLCIGTKEIGDVLLFPASKLFKA; encoded by the coding sequence ATGCGCCGCGTCCAGGACATCGCTTCTGAACGACAACGATTGAACGACCTCATCCGGTCGTTCTTTCGGTCTAGGGGCTATGCCGAAGTGGAAACGCCCACGCTGGTCGCGAGCCCAGACCTCGCGCCGAACTTTACCTATTTCGAGACGACGCTCGTCGCCCCGGGAGAGAAGCCGCGGCAGGGGGCGCTCATCACGAGCCCCGAGTTTTCCATGAAGAAGCTGCTCGGGCAGGGAATGGAAAAGATCTTCACGCTCGCTCGCGTCTTCCGCAACGACGAGGACCTGGGCGGCACCCCTTCGACAGGCTCAGGGCAGGTGCACAACCCGGAGTTCACCATGCTTGAGTGGTACAAGCAGGGCGCGGACTATCACGAGATGATGGATGAGACGGAAGCGTTGGTGCGCGAGGCTTGCGCGGCGTTCTCAAAGCCAGCTACCTCCCCCTTGGAAAGGGGGGAGCCTGCCTGCCGGCAGGCAGGCATGAGGGGGTCTGCGGGCGCCTTCAGGCGCCTACGCGTCCGCGACCTGTTGCTCGACACCGCCGGCGTGGATCTCGACACGGCCTCCGCTGCCGACCTCGCCGAGGCCTGCGACCGGCTCGGCCTGCACCGCGACGCGGCAGACACCGAGAGCGACCTGTTCTACCGCCTGTTCCTCGCGAAAGCGGAACCGTCGATCGGCACGGTCCCCACGTTCGTCTACGACTATCCGCTCTGCCAGGCGGCGCTTGCGGCAAAGACGGCGGACGGGAAATACGCGCAGCGCGTCGAGCTCTATGTCGACGGGGTCGAACTCGCGAACGGCTTCACGGAACTCACGGACGCGACCGAACAACGCGCCCGATTCGAGGCGGAACGCGCCGAGCGCGTCGCGTCCGGGAAGAGCGCGTTCCCCGTTGACGAGGAACTGCTCGCGCTGCTACCATCCGTCCGTTCTCCGACGTACGGCAACGCGCTCGGCATCGACCGGCTGCACATGCTGTGCATCGGCACCAAGGAAATCGGGGATGTCCTGCTGTTCCCGGCAAGTAAATTATTTAAGGCATGA
- the rpsF gene encoding 30S ribosomal protein S6, whose translation MKFYEFLYILPSKYAENEIDPVVKAVTEMTQKAGAEVVKTTVLGRLKLAYAIEGSRYGTYVLTYFNAEPAALQALDRALSLSDEVLRHTILSAKAGDESKKVELSAYVAPLSEEAREERAPDRRPAPPRAAAPVSAVAAAVKPAEPAMSIEELDKKLDEILDSDISKGV comes from the coding sequence ATGAAGTTTTACGAATTCCTCTACATCCTCCCGAGCAAGTACGCCGAGAACGAGATCGACCCCGTCGTGAAGGCCGTGACCGAGATGACACAGAAGGCTGGCGCAGAGGTCGTGAAGACCACGGTGCTCGGCCGCCTCAAGCTGGCGTATGCGATCGAAGGGTCCCGGTACGGCACGTACGTGCTCACCTATTTCAACGCCGAGCCTGCCGCCTTGCAGGCGCTCGATCGCGCCTTGTCCCTTTCCGACGAAGTGCTGCGCCACACCATCCTTTCGGCCAAGGCCGGGGATGAGTCGAAGAAGGTCGAGCTCTCCGCCTACGTCGCGCCTCTCTCCGAGGAGGCCCGCGAGGAGCGCGCTCCCGACCGCCGCCCTGCGCCGCCGCGCGCCGCCGCCCCGGTCTCCGCCGTCGCAGCCGCGGTGAAGCCCGCCGAGCCCGCCATGTCCATCGAAGAACTCGACAAGAAGCTCGACGAGATCCTAGATTCGGATATTTCAAAAGGAGTTTAA